The following DNA comes from Brassica oleracea var. oleracea cultivar TO1000 chromosome C5, BOL, whole genome shotgun sequence.
ATGAGCCGTCTCATCTTGTTCTCAGCGATCACGTATCCAGACAACATCGACTTGGCGAAGCTTCTGTTTCGTAACTTCACACCGAACCCAAACGTTTTCGTTTGCAACACAATGATCTCTTCTGCTCTTTCGAAGAAGGAATGTTTTGCTCTGTACGGGTCTATGATTAGACACAGTGTTTGTCCCGACAGGCAGACGTTTCTGTACTTGATGAAAGTAACGAACTTTCTGTCGGAAGTGAAGCAGATTCATTGTCATGTAACTGTTTCCGGGGTTTTGTCTGAAGGGAATAATTACTACCTGTGGAACTCTCTGGTGAAGCTCTATATGGAGCTGGGGGGTTTGGGTTATGCGGAGAAGTTGTTCGATGAAATGCCTGAACGAGATGTTAGCTCTTTTAACACGATGATTGTTGGTTACGCCAAGAAGGGTTATTGTTTAGAGGCGATGAAGGTGTATTATAAGATGGTTGGTGATGGTATTGAGGCTGACGAGTACGCGGTGTTGGGTCTTTTAGTTTGTTGTGGTAGATTGTCTGATGTTAGGCTTGGGAAAGGAGTTCATGGTTGGATTGAGAGGAGGAAGCCTGGCTCTTCCTCGAATTTGATACTGTGGAATGCTGTTTTAGACATGTATTTCAAGTGCAGAGAGTCTGTTTTCGCGAAAAGAGTGTTTGATGTGATGACGAAGAAGGATACGTGTTCTTGGAACACTATGGTTGGTGGCTTTGTTAAGCTTGAGGACATGGAAGCTGCTCGTGATGTTTTTGATCAGATGCCTAGAAGAGATCTTGTGTCCTGGAACTCTCTGCTTCTTGGTTACTCTAAGAAGGGATGTGATCAGAGGGCTGTGAGAGAGTTGGTCTATGAGATGTTGATAGTGGAGAACGTTGTTCCAGACAGAGTTACTTTTGTAAGTTTGATAAGTGGTGCAGCAAACAACGGAGAGCTTAGCCAAGGAAGATGGGCACACGGGTTTATGATCCGTCTGGGATTGCAGATTGATGCCTTTCTTGGTTCGGCTCTGGTGGATATGTACTGCAAATGTGGTAGCATCGAGAGGGCTTTCATGGTTTTCAAGACAGTTGCTGAAAAAGACGTCACGCTATGGACGACAATGATAACTGGGACCGCCTTCCATGGAAACGGCAAGCAAGCTCTGCAACTATTCCAAGAAATGCAAGAAGAAGGCGTGACGCCTAACAAAGTCACTCTCCTCGCTGTTCTAACAGCTTGCAGCCATAGCGGCCTAGTGGAGGAAGGGCTACACATTTTCAACCACATGAAGGAGACATTCGGGTTTGACCCTGAAACGGAGCACTACGGAAGCCTTGTCGATCTCTTGTGCAGGGCGGGGAGATTAGAAGAAGCAAAAGACATAGTGCAAAAGAAGATGCCAATGAGACCAAGCCAGTCGATGTGGGGATCAATCTTAAGCGCTTGCCGAGGAGGAGAAGATATCGAAACCGCAGAGATGGCTTTAACGGAATTGCTTAAGTTGGAGCCTGACAAAGAAGGTGGATACGTGCTGCTGTCCAACATCTATGCAGCCGCTAGAAGATTTGGATATTCAGACAAGACGAGAGAAGCAATGGAGAGCCGTGGAGTAAAGAAGGTTGCAGGATACAGTAGTGTAGTAGGAGTAGAGGGAGCTCATAGCTTTGTGGCTACAGAGAGGCAGAACCATCCAAGATGGCTTGAGATTAGAGGAATATTGCATCATCTATATGAAGAAATGAGTTCAAACTTGGATCTTATTCATTCAATCTTGTAATAAAAATGCAATAATCTTTCTGAAGCAAATTTTTAATTATGGTAATGTCTAAATTCAACCAAAATTTCACAACCAAAG
Coding sequences within:
- the LOC106294516 gene encoding pentatricopeptide repeat-containing protein At3g04750, mitochondrial; protein product: MFVRRGVRFFATECKRKTTTWDPLRSLELNHQSLVLLEKCNSRHQFKQILANIMRVNLIGDTFPMSRLILFSAITYPDNIDLAKLLFRNFTPNPNVFVCNTMISSALSKKECFALYGSMIRHSVCPDRQTFLYLMKVTNFLSEVKQIHCHVTVSGVLSEGNNYYLWNSLVKLYMELGGLGYAEKLFDEMPERDVSSFNTMIVGYAKKGYCLEAMKVYYKMVGDGIEADEYAVLGLLVCCGRLSDVRLGKGVHGWIERRKPGSSSNLILWNAVLDMYFKCRESVFAKRVFDVMTKKDTCSWNTMVGGFVKLEDMEAARDVFDQMPRRDLVSWNSLLLGYSKKGCDQRAVRELVYEMLIVENVVPDRVTFVSLISGAANNGELSQGRWAHGFMIRLGLQIDAFLGSALVDMYCKCGSIERAFMVFKTVAEKDVTLWTTMITGTAFHGNGKQALQLFQEMQEEGVTPNKVTLLAVLTACSHSGLVEEGLHIFNHMKETFGFDPETEHYGSLVDLLCRAGRLEEAKDIVQKKMPMRPSQSMWGSILSACRGGEDIETAEMALTELLKLEPDKEGGYVLLSNIYAAARRFGYSDKTREAMESRGVKKVAGYSSVVGVEGAHSFVATERQNHPRWLEIRGILHHLYEEMSSNLDLIHSIL